In Chloroflexota bacterium, the genomic stretch TTGCCACGTCGAGTTCCTGCGCTTCGAGAACATCGACGACGAGCCAGACCCGCGCGACCTCGAGCTGACCTGGCTGCCCGACAGCGACGATCTCGTGTCGTCACCGGTCATGTTCGACACCGAGGTCACCGCCGGATATTCCTTCTGCCAGGAGCCTGGCCTGGTGCTGCTGCCGGACGGACGGCTGTTCGCCAGCATGCGCACGCCCAACGGGCAGATCTGGTACACGGTTTCCGCCGATGACGGCCACTCGTGGCGCCCGAGCGAAATGCTCCGGTTTCGCGACGGCGGCGCCCCGATGGAGAACCCGGTTTCGCCCACGCCGCTCTACCGACTTCACGATGGGCGCTACATCCAGCTGCTGCAAAACCACGACGGTTGGGGCTACAACGGCTTCGGTCCGCTCAACAGCGACAGCCGGCGGCCGCAGTTCCTGGCGGTCGGCGAATTCCGCCCAAACGCCCACCAACCCTTGTGGTTCAGCGAGCCGCTGCTGCTGTTCGACACCGACGGCGTGGGAGTGGCGCCGCACTATCGGCCGTGGCTGTCGATGTATTCCAGTCTCACCGAGCGCGAGGGCGAGCGCATCCTGTGGTATTCCGACCGCAAGCTGTTCGGGCTGGGCCGCTACATCACCGACGAGATGCTGGCGCCGCTGACGGTGCCCGAGGCGTAGACGGGAAGCGTCGCTGGCGCATTCTGATCTCAATCAATGTCATTGACATTGACTATGATTACACGCCATGATTCTGAAGAGACTCTTGCGTAATCCCTCCGTCATTCCGGCGGAGGCCGGAATCCAGTCCGGGCGAATCTTGAGGTGGGCCGGACGCTCGGCGTCGGGCGGGTCTCAGACCCGCCCCTACCGGATTCGGCAATGGTCTCGGGAAGGTGTGCCATGACGCAGATCACCGCGCGCGTGCCGGACGAGCTGGCGGAATCGCTGGACGCGGCCGCGGCGATGCTCAAGCGCAGCCGCGCCGCGGTAGTCCGCCAGGCGTTGGAGCAATACCTGGAAGACTTCGACGACCTGTCCGTCGCGCTGGACCGGCTGCGGGATCCCGCGGACCCCGTGCTGGACTGGGACGAGGTCAGGCGTGACCTACTCGGTTCGGATTAAGCGCAGCGCGTCGCGAGAACTGGCCCGTATTCCCCAGCCGGCAAGGGCGCGCTTGATCCGAGCTATTGACGGTCTCGGCAAGCAGCCGTTCAGCGGCAGCGTCCTCAAGGGAGGGCTTCGCGGCCTGCGGCGCGTGCGCGTCGGCGACTACCGCATCGTGTACGAGGTGCTCGACGATGAGTTGGTCGTCCTCGTGATTCGCGTCGCTCGGCGTGGAGCCGCCTACCGACCAATCTGACCCCGCTCGTACATCGGCGCCCCGCGCGTCCTCCCCACGGCCGGTCCGAGCTCCTGGAATTCCTGCCCACGTCGCGCGGGCATAAACTGTCGGGCGTGCACGCTGGGTGCGCTCAGTGAGGGGATAGTTCCTTGGCCACCGTTGCGTTCATCACCGAGTCCGAAGCCAAGCATCGAATGCCCTATGCCGAGGCCATCCGCGACGTGGAGCGGATCGAGGCCGCGCACGTGGTCGACGACGGCGATGACGGCCTGCTCGGCGTCGTCGGTTCGAAGCTCGTGGGCCGGCACACGTCCGTGGACGGCTTGCTTGCGGCGGTGCGCCCGGACATGGCCATCGTGTCGCTGGTGGCGTCCAACTCGCCGCCCGCAATCGAGGCGCTGCTCAACGCTGGAATACCGATCATGGCGGAGAAGCCGGCCTGTGTGGATCCCGAGGACTTCGCCCCACTGGCGCGACTCGCCGACGAGAAGGGTGTGCCGCTCAT encodes the following:
- a CDS encoding sialidase family protein, which produces MIDESQHQTYSDDWRRTNPDLVFFLPPAPPEWQESVDHVLVSLTREGALLAIWTYCTQEHAADEAIMVRRSEDGGRTWTGPDVLAGQDRYPGQVASFGFPVMSQNGRIYCFYNRSTGLGDSYTNAFLECKVSDDDGRTWVDGNVQIPFRHTRFDLPDPKAGASCIVWQKPIRDRNNKHIVGITRWTSERVRRRTPASAKAPRGVGDCHVEFLRFENIDDEPDPRDLELTWLPDSDDLVSSPVMFDTEVTAGYSFCQEPGLVLLPDGRLFASMRTPNGQIWYTVSADDGHSWRPSEMLRFRDGGAPMENPVSPTPLYRLHDGRYIQLLQNHDGWGYNGFGPLNSDSRRPQFLAVGEFRPNAHQPLWFSEPLLLFDTDGVGVAPHYRPWLSMYSSLTEREGERILWYSDRKLFGLGRYITDEMLAPLTVPEA
- a CDS encoding ribbon-helix-helix domain-containing protein, which produces MTQITARVPDELAESLDAAAAMLKRSRAAVVRQALEQYLEDFDDLSVALDRLRDPADPVLDWDEVRRDLLGSD
- a CDS encoding type II toxin-antitoxin system RelE/ParE family toxin, whose protein sequence is MTYSVRIKRSASRELARIPQPARARLIRAIDGLGKQPFSGSVLKGGLRGLRRVRVGDYRIVYEVLDDELVVLVIRVARRGAAYRPI